One window from the genome of Deinococcus sp. NW-56 encodes:
- the ddrC gene encoding DNA damage response protein DdrC: MKTVPHTLEFGTHRLPASADGLLHAATALTALGVPMPADWATFAAEHDLESPERDFGAGPEATLDAGEFARLAFTLDTPAARRWRKRAQTLLARAMTGDVRLAAEIAERNANPEARRWLAARLESTDARRELMSTVARHGGEGRVYGQLGSISNRSVLGTDSATIRRERGVRQTRDGLRSDELLRLAYLDTATARAIAEAGAHGNEAILRVHEGVARRERDLWRDSPRAS, encoded by the coding sequence GCCTGCTGCATGCCGCCACTGCCCTGACCGCCCTGGGCGTCCCGATGCCCGCAGACTGGGCGACCTTTGCCGCCGAGCACGACCTCGAAAGCCCCGAGCGCGACTTCGGCGCGGGGCCGGAAGCCACCCTGGACGCGGGCGAGTTCGCCCGGCTCGCCTTCACCCTGGACACCCCTGCGGCGCGGCGCTGGCGCAAGCGGGCACAGACGCTGCTGGCCCGCGCGATGACCGGCGACGTGCGCCTGGCCGCCGAGATCGCCGAGCGCAACGCCAATCCCGAGGCCCGGCGCTGGCTGGCCGCCCGGCTGGAGAGCACCGACGCCCGCCGCGAGCTGATGAGCACGGTCGCCCGCCACGGCGGCGAGGGCCGGGTGTACGGCCAACTCGGCTCCATCAGCAACCGCAGCGTGCTGGGCACCGACTCGGCCACCATCCGCCGCGAGCGAGGCGTGCGGCAGACCCGCGACGGCCTGCGCAGCGACGAACTGCTGCGCCTCGCCTACCTCGACACCGCTACCGCCCGCGCCATCGCCGAGGCGGGTGCCCACGGCAACGAGGCCATCCTTCGCGTTCACGAGGGAGTCGCCCGCCGCGAGCGCGACCTGTGGCGCGACTCGCCCCGCGCGAGCTGA